The sequence CCTTGAATCTCCCACCAGCGCCGCCCCTGACTTCACCGGCGATTTCGAACTGGTCAACCAGGCAGGCATGCATGCCCGGCCCGCCGCGAAAGTGGCAGGCGGCCTGGCCTCCCTTGACGCGGAGGTCACCATCAACGGGGTGGACGGAGCGTCCATGACCGGCCTGATGACGCTCGGGGCAGGCAAGGGTACGGTGCTGCACGTTGAAGCCTGGGGCGCCGACGCGGAAAAGGCCGTGGAGTATGTCGGGGGCCTGGTGGAGGCCGGCTTCGGCGAGCCCTGAGCCGCCAAACGGTTCCTGCGAATAAGCTCGATGCCATGGAACGGCCGCTTGCAGAAAACTCCCAGGAAATCGAAGTGCTGGACGGCCAGGCCTCCGTGGAGGAACTGCTCGCCGAACTCGGCTTCGACTGGAGCGCTGAGCCGGTGGCCGGAGGACCGCTGCCCGGAAACCCTGAGGGCGATACCTTCACCCAGCCGGCGCTTTTCTAGCCCGGCGGCTTTTGGGGTACGGGCTGCTGGTGCAGCCCGCCGCCGTCCAGCGTGAGGGATGCCGACAGGAACTTTCCGCACTGCTCACCGAATGGATACAGCGCCTGCGGACGGAACTCCAGGGTGCGGACGGCCAGCGCCGTGCCGTTGGAAGCCGTGCCGGAAGCGGTCACCACCATGGGTGATTCCGTAAGCGTCTCCAGCATCAGCGTTGCCACCTTGGTTCCGTCCGGAGATGCGGTGGCCGAACAGGCACCCTCTTCGGTGCACCCCTGACCCACGGAGGAGCTGCCGGCGCGCAGTTCGGCGTCGGACTCCTTGCAGGTGCCGTCCTGGCAGGCCCGCAGGTGCAACGTGCGCACCTGGGAGGAGTAGCCGGCGGTGACTGTCACGGTCACGGCGGTGGCCTGCGCAATCGCCGGGCAGGCGCTGCCGGCCGGCCCGCAGGCGGAAAGGAGCGCCGCAGCCATCCCCAATGCCACCAGCAGTCCCGGCTTGTGCATGCCTTCAGGCTACCGCGCCGGCGGGACACTCAGCCCATCGGGAAAATGCCGATAAACCAGAACGACGCCACCGCGAAGACGGCGAAAAACGCGATCAGGCACCCCATGGCGGTACGTGGCTCCGATGACACTTGGAGTGACTCATTGGGATCCGCCGGGTTGTAGGCCACCTCGATAAGGGAGCCCGGCACAGGCGGCTGCACCCCGGAGATCTCCGACTTGCCCATGAAGAGGGTGCCGCGCGGGTCCGTGAACTGGTACGTGGGGAAGTGGCGGAGGTTCCTGCTGGCGCCGCCAATGCCGCTGGTCCAGCCGGTGGCGCTGCCGGTCACCGTTGCCTGCGCCTTCGGCCAGGACGCCATTTGCTGTTGCTGGCGCCTGGTCCTGCGCGCCGCGTAGAGCAGCGAAAATACCACGCCGGCAACGAACAGCGCCCACATGATGTACAGAATGGTCTTCACGTTTCCCCCGGTTCCGGTCACCAAGAAGTATGCCATCCCGGGCGGCCACTCCGGCGGGTCAGGCTGGAAGCTGGTAACCGCCGTCGTGCATCTCCGCCAGCCCGTCCGCCAGCAGTCCCGCCAGCGCCCGCTCCAGCTGTTCAGGCGCGGAGTTCAGCCGGTGCAGCGCGGCCAGCGGCACACCGATCCCTTCCGGGGCGAAGCCAAGGTCGGCGGGTTCACGCTGGAATATGTCCGGCGGCACCGGCGATTCCGCCAGCCGGAGCACGGCCAGCACGGCGCCGCGGACCTGGCGGTCGGTGCCGTGCCATGCCTGCCCCTTGGGAACGTACGACGGCGGGGGCTCACCCGCCGCCAGCCAGGCGCAGGAGTCCTTGACCGGGCAGGAGGCGCACTTCGGCGCCCGGGCGGTGCACACCAAGGCCCCAAGTTCCATCACCGCGGCGTTCCAGCGCACGGAGGTATCGTCGTCGTCCGGCAGCAGGGCAGCGGCCAGGCGCATCTCCGCCGCCGTCAGTGCAGGGGCGGGCAGTGCGACGCCGGACACCAGCCGGGCGTGCACCCTGCGGATGTTGGTGTCCACCACCGTTTCCCGGCGGCCGTACGCGAACGCTGCCACCGCGGCGGCCGTGTAGCTGCCCACCCCGGGAAGGGCCAGCAGCTCGGCGTGGGAGTCCGGGACCCTGCCGCCGTGGTCCTGCACGATCGCGGTCGCTGCGGCGTGCAGCCGCAGCGCCCGGCGGGGGTAGCCCAGCCGGCCCCAGGAACGGACGGCTTCCCCTGCCGGTTCGCCCGCCAACCCGGCGGGGGTGGGCCAACGCTTGAGCCACTCCTGCCACACGGGGAGGACCCGGACCACCGGGGTTTGCTGCAGCATGATCTCGCTGACCAGGACGCCCCACGGGGAGCAACCGGGTTCACGCCAGGGCAAATCGCGGGCAATGCCGGCGAACCACCCGTTGATCCGGTGGTGGAGCTGGTCCAGTTCTGCATTGTCCGCCCGGGCAGGCGTGATGGGGGAGGTTTGAGTGTCGATGCCAACACTGTAGTGGATGGGTTCGCGCGGGCGGCAAACCGGTTGTGACGAGAGCGATGCGGATGCGGCGGCGTGGTGGCAGTGCAGATCCGGTGGGTTTCCCTAGCCTAGGAGGATGGGCAGGCAAGGCAATTCATCAGCGCGCGGCACGGCAGCGGGTTCCAGCAGCGTTCGGAAACCGAGTGCCGCCGTGTACCGGCGGCGGCGCCTGGCGGCTGGCGGCGCGCTCCTGCTTGCAATCGTGCTGGTGGTCAGCGGTTTCGCGCTCGCCGGTGCCTTCCGCGGCGGTTCGCAGCAGGCCTCATCCACCCAGCCGTCCTCCACCGATTCCGCCTCTGCGGCTTCGGCAGGCGCCCCCTCAGCTTCGGCCCCGGCAACTCCATCCGCTTCGCCGACGCCCACTGTGGCGCCGACCCCCACCTGCAACCAGAACCTGGTGACCGTCACGGCCGCCACCGACAAGCCCTCCTACGGCCCGGGCGAAAACCCGCTGCTCACCCTGAAAGTGACCAACGGCGGCACCGTCCCCTGCGAGGTCAACATCGGAACCTCACAGATGGAGTTCCTGGTCACCAGCGGCGCTGACCGGATCTTCTCTTCGAAGGACTGCCAGGCTTCGAGCGAGGACCTGGTGAAGGTGATTGCGCCGGGCGCCAGCGAAACCGCCAACTTTCCGTGGGGCAGGAACCGCAGCGCCGATGGCTGCAAAGCCGTGGCCGCCGCCCCCGGTGGCGGCGGGGCGTACTACATCTTCACCGCGAAACTCGGTTCGCGGGCCAGCCCCAAGGCCGTCTTCCAGCTGAACTGAGCTGCCCCTTCATCGATTGCTGCGCAACTGTCGCTTTCAGGCTTCATAACGACAACGACGGAGCATTCGATGGGCGTCATCCCACGGATGGGGATTTCAGAGGAAGCGGTCCAGGAGGCTGGCCTCTGCCATCCGGCTCAGGCCTTCGCGCACAGTGCGGGCACGCTGGTCACCGATCCCGTCAACGGTCATGAGGTCGTCAATGGTGGCAGCCATCAGGAACTGCAGGCCGCCGAAATGGTCCACCAGGCGGTCGGCCACGGCCTTGGGAACTGCTTTCAGGCCGGACAGCAGCCGGTATCCGCGGGGCTGGACCACTGCATCGAGGTTGGCTTCCCCGCCCGCGAAACCAACAATGGCCGCGATCTTGCCCAGGTCGATCAGTTCCGTGGGGCCAAGGTTGACCAGTTCGTGGACGGCTTTGTCGATGTCATCCGCGGAGGCATTGGGGCTGGCATAGTCGCGGATAATAACGTCGCTGCCGGGCCCCCTTCCCACGGTGAGTTCGTCGAGCTGGAGGGAGAGCAGCCGGCCGTCCTCGCCCAGTTCCAGCACATACTGTGAAATTTCCTCGGAGATGCGGCGGACCATTTCCTGCCGCTGAAGGGTGACTGCAACGTCCCGCACCGTCACCATTGCTTCGATTTCCAGCGCGGACAGCGAGCTGGTGACCTGGTCCAGCCGGGCACGGTACCGCTCCAGGGTGGCGAGGGCCTGGTTGGCGCGTGCCAGGACGTTTTCGGAACCCTCCAGGACATGCCGCAAACCGTTAACGTACAGGGCGATGATCTGCATGGACTGGCTGACGGAGATGACAGGGACTCCGGTCTGCTTGGCCACCCGTTCCGCCGTGCGGTGGCGGGTGCCAGACTCCTGTGTTTCGATGCTTGAGTCCGGGACCAGTTGGACGGCTGCGCGCAGGATATTGCCGGCGTCCTTGTCGCAGATGATGGCACCGTCCATCTTCGCCAGCTCCCGCAGGCGGGTGGGCGAAAACTCGATGCCGATATCGAAGCCGCCGGAGCAGATGGAATCGATGGTGCGGTCGGAGCCCAGGACGATCAGTGCGCCCGTGCGCCCCCGGAGGATCCGTTCCAGGCCGTCGCGGAGGGGAGTTCCGGGTGCAACCCGGCCCAGCGTGGCCCTCAGCGATTCTTCGGGGCTCCGCGCCATAGGTGTTTCCCTTCGAAGGTGCGGACCGCCGCCCGCAGGAATGCCGGCATCTGCAGTTGTCCGGCAGGACCAAAAAGTGCTCTGGTTCCCGCAAGCTCAATGATAGGGGTAAGAAGCCCAAGTTCCGCACGGGCAAGCCCCAAAGTGCCTCATTAGGGGGTGGGCCGGACAGCGGGGAAAGTGCAGTCCGGGCCAGGCACCCGATGGGTACTTTTCGTGCTCCCGGCCCGCGGCCGGGATCTCCGCTCAGGCCGCCCCGGCCAGCGGCGTCACCGTTTTAGTGCTGCTGTCCCACAGCCGCGCCGCCGCGCATCGGCCGACGATGCGCAGGTCCAGCAGGTCCAGGGCCGTTCCCAGCTGGTGGCCGGGGATGCGGCGGGAGATGGTGGCGTGCGGAGTCCAGGCGCCCGGCAGCGTCAGCGGCTGCGCACCGGAAAGACCCTGGTGCAGGCGCCGGTGCAGGTCCAGCAGGGGAGCGGTTGGCAGGACCGCACGGGCCAGCACATATTTGCCCGGGCCGGCCGGAAAAACAATGGCTCCGGAAAACGTCATGTCCAGGGGCAATGCTGCCCAAGGTCCTTCCTGCCCGGCCTGCAGGTCCATGCCCGCTGCGAGCGTGACGTGCGGGCTGTTGCTGGGGGAGGTGTGCGCGGCCAGGCTTGGGAGGCCGGCGGCCTCGAGCCTCGCCCAGTCGGCCCGGAGGAGGGCGTCGGTGCTGTCATCAAAGACCAGTTCGATGCTGCGCATAAGCCCATCATGCCGGTCGGCGGGGTGGCCGGGGAAACGTCAGCGCTTACGGTCCCGGAGCATCCGCTCCAAATCCCGGCTGACCTTCGAAAGGGACGCCGCCCGGAGCGCTTTGTGCTCGGCCGCGGTCTGGACGCCGCGTTTTCGCTGCGGGGCTGACGGAAGGGCAGCAGCAGACCCCTGCGTGGCCGCACCAGCCGGGCCGGCGGCCAGGTTGGTGGCGAGCGGATCGAAGAAGAGGTTGCCCGGGAAAATGGCGCCATGGATCATGCGCCAAAGCTAACGGCCCGGCATTTCGAGGCTTTGAACGTCCGGTTTCGCCCGCGTTAAGCGCGGCCGGGACCGGTTTGCGGCCCTGCGATAAACTTGTACTTTGGCCCTCTGCCAATGACATTCCCGCCCGTGAGCCGCAGTGCAGAACCCGAAAGGCCCTGGGCAGCCACAACCGCAGCGAAAGTAGCACCGTGTCCCAAGATGTCCTGACCCCCGCCCGGATCTCCGAGATTCACAAGGAGGCGGGCCGCCGCAGGACCTTCGCCGTCATTTCCCACCCTGACGCCGGCAAGTCCACGCTCACGGAGGCCCTCGCCCTGCATGCCAAGGTGATCGGTACCGCGGGAGCCTCCAGCGGCAAGGCCAACCGCAAGGAAACGGTCTCGGACTGGATGCAGATGGAGAAGGACCGCGGTATCTCCATCAGCTCCGCCGCGCTGCAGTTCTCCTACCGGGACACTGTCATCAACCTGCTGGACACCCCCGGCCACGCAGACTTCTCGGAAGACACCTACCGCGTGCTCGCCGCCGTCGACTGCGCCGTCATGCTGGTGGACGCCGCCAAGGGCCTGGAAACCCAGACCATGAAGCTCTTTGAGGTCTGCAAGCAGCGGAACCTGCCCATCATCACCGTCATCAACAAATGGGACCGTCCCGGCCTGGACGCGCTGGCCCTGATGGACGAGATCACCGAACGCACCGGCCTGCAGCCGATGCCGCTGACCTGGGCCGTAGGGATCTCCGGCGACTTCCGCGGCGTCTGGGACCTCCGGAACGACCGCTTCGCCCGGTTCCAGCGCAACAACGCCGGAGCCCAGATTGCCATCACCGAGTACTTCACCCCCGAGGAAGCAGCCGAGGACCAGGGCAGCAACTGGTCCGACGCCGTCGACGAAGCAGGACTGGTGATCGAGTCAAACCTGGACTTCGACGTCGAGGCCTTCCACGGCGGAAAGGCCACCCCCATCCTGTTCAGCTCCGCAGCGCTGAACTTCGGCGTGAAGGAACTGCTGGACGCGCTGGTTGACTTCGCCCCGCCGGCCGCGCCCCGCCCGGACATCGACGGCAAGCCGCGACCGGTCGAATCGCCGTTCTCCGGCTTTGTGTTCAAGGTCCAGGCGGGCATGAACAAGGCGCACCGCGACCACGTGGCCTTCATCCGCGTCTGCTCCGGCGTCTTCGAGCGCGGCATGGTGGTCACCCAGACCCGCACCGGCAAGTCCTTCGCCACCAAGTACGCCCAGCAGGTGTTCGGCCGCGAACGCGAGGTCATCGACGAGGCCTACCCCGGCGACGTGGTGGGCCTGGTCAACGCTTCTGCGCTGCGCGTGGGCGACAGCCTTTTCCTGGAGAACCCGGTGGAGTACCCGGCCATCCCACTGTTCGCGCCCGAGCACTTCCAGGTGGCCCGGTCCAAGGACCCCAGCAAGTTCAAGCAGTTCCGCCGCGGCATCGAGCAGCTGGAACACGAAGGCGTCATCCAGCTGCTCCGCTCCGACCTCCGCGGAGACCAGGCGCCGGTGCTTGCCGCCGTCGGTCCCATGCAGTTCGAAGTGGTGGAGGACCGCATGGCGCACGACTTCAGCGCCCCCATGCGGCTGGAGCGCCTGCCCTACTCGCTGGCCAGGATTTCGACGGCGGATGCCATGCCCGCGCTGGCAAACGTTCCGGGCGCCGAGGTGCTCTTGCGGTCCGACGGCGAATACCTCGCCTTGTTCAATGACGTCTGGGCGCTGCGCCGGATCGAGAAGAACCACCCTGACCTGACGCTGCTGCCCATCGGCACGCACAACCCGGCGAAGTAAGGCACTTGTGGAAACTCCTGCACCCCGCGCCGTAGTAACCGGCGCCGGAACCATCAACCCCCTTGGTTCCACGGTCAAGGAAACCTGGGAAGCCCTGCTGGACGGCCGCTCCGGAATCACGGCGCTGGACCAGGACTGGGCGGAACAGCTGCCGGTCCAAATGGCCGGCCAAGTCACCGCGGACCTTTCGGAGCACCTCAGCACCCGCGAGATGAAGCGGATGGACCGGTGCGGCCAGCTCGCCCTGGTTGCGGCCCGGGAGGCCTGGACGCAGGCCGGCAGCCCCGACGTGGACCCTGAACGGTTCGCGGTGGTGATCGGGTCCGCTTACGGCGGATTGGGTTCCACCATCGAGCAGGACCGGGCACTGAACCAGTCAGGTCCGCGGAAGGTGTCGCCGCATACCCTGACCCGGCTGATGGTGAACGGCCCGGCCGCGTGGGTGTCCATCGACCTCGGTGCCCGCGGGGGCGCCCGGACGCCTGTCAGCGCCTGCGCCTCCGGGGCTGAGGCGATTGTGCAGGCAGCAGAGCTGATCCGCTCCGGTGCTGCCGACGTCGTGATTGCCGGCGGTGTGGATGCTTCCGTCAATGACCTGGTGATCAGCGGCTTCGCCCAGATCCGTGCCCTGTCCACCCGTTCGGATGACCCGCAGCGGGCCTCGCGCCCGTTCGACGGCGGCCGGGACGGCTTTGTGCTCGCCGAGGGCGCCGGAGTGGTGGTGCTGGAGAGCGAGGAGCACGCCCGTGCCCGCGGTGCCGCCGTCCTTGGGGCCGTGGCCGGCGGAGCGGTGACCTCCGATGCCAACGACATTGTGGCCGCCGATCCCGCGATGCAGCGGCGGGTCATGCAGAAGGCACTGGATGCGGCAGGCATGCAGCCGGCTGACATCGGCTTCGTGCATGCACACGCCACGTCCACCCCGGTGGGCGACCGGCTGGAAGGCCAGGCGATCAATGCAGTCTTCGGCGCCTCCGTGCCGGTCACGTCCACGAAGGGGCACACCGGACACCTGCTGGGCGGCGCCGGTGCGCTGGCCGCCGTCGTGGTCCTCGAAGCCCTGCGCACCGGACACCTGCCCGGGACGCTGAATGTGGAGTCGCTGGACCGGGAAGTGGACCTCAACGTCGTGACCGAAAACTCCCTGGCCCTGGCTGCCGGATCCCCGCGTGCCGGCCTGGTCAACGCGTTCGGCTTCGGTGGACACAGCGTTGCCTTGGTAATCGCCGGCGCCTAGGCAGACGCTGAAAACGCCGGAATGGTGCGGGGACGCCGGAACCCTCCGGCGTTCCCGCACTGTACCGGCGATCCGGAGGGAGCGGGCCGTCCGCGCAGGTCTTCTAGCTGGCTGCCAGGCCCTCAACCAGTGCATCCAGGATGGGCAGCTGGCCCTTCACGAGTTTGGTCCGGGCCTCCTGCTCCGGGAACCAGCGGGCGTCGTCAATTTCGGGATAGTGCTGGATTCTGCCGGACCCCTTGGGCCATTCCAACGGGAACGTGTTGCTGGAGACCACCTCAGGGGCGAACCCGGCTTCGGCGGCATAGGCGGTGATGAGCTTTCCCGAGGACTGCCGGAACTCGCCCAGCAGCCGGTAGTCGGCCTCCGGGGCCGCGGTCCCCATCTCTTCTGCAAACTCCCGCAGCGCCGCGGCCAGCGGATCCTCGCCGTCGGCATACTCACCTTTTGGAATGGACCAGGCGTGGGTGTCCTTGCGCGCCCAGAAGGGACCGCCCATGTGGGCGATCCACACCTGCAAGCCATCCCGGGCCCCCGCGGGAGTGGCGGAGTCCTGTTGGTACAGCAGGATGCCTGCGCTTCGAATGGGCATTGGATCTCCGGATCTTCAGAAAAGTGCAGTTGCCGTCCGCCGTTAACGTGGAGTTCACGGCGCTGCTCTAGGTTATTCCTTCAGGCACATTGCCAGTCACTCCGCTCGAAAGGAGCACTCGTGGCCAACATTGCTGAGGTTTTGGGACGGCTTACGCCGGAAGAAGTGGACGAGCTCCGCAGCCTTGGTCCGCAGGGCCACCTGCCGCGGCATCTGGTGGATGCCCTGGACCGCGCGGCCGGGGGCACGGGCTCGGGCCGGGGATACTATGTGGCAAACGGCAACGTCAGCGCCACCGGCGGCCCGCTGCTGGTGCTGCGCAGCGACGTTTCCAGTTGGCTGGCAGGCGCCCCGTCCTGAATTGCCTGCCCGCAACCCTTTCCCGGCTTTGGGGGCTGGCAAGGCTCCGGGCTGGCTAGGCGTGCGGCAGGATGAACGTTGCCGTGGTGCCCACGCCGGGCTCGCTGTCCAGGCTGATGGAACCTCCGTGGCCTTCGACGATGGTCTTGCTGACGGGCAGTCCCAGGCCGGCGCCCGGGATGGCCGTTTCGCGTGACCGCGCCGAACGGAAGAACTTGGTGAACGCCTGTTCCTGCTCTTCGGCGGTCATCCCCAGCCCGGTATCGGTGATGGAGCACGCCATGCCCGAGCCGGTGCTGAGGGCGCGGGCCGTGATGGTGCCGCCGTTGGGGGAGTACTTGATGGCATTCGAGAGCAGATTCCGGAACACCTGGCTGATCCGCTCCGGGTCCACCCTGGCTGGGAGCGGCTCCTCCGCGTCAAGCACCAGCTCGAGCCCGTTGCCGGCCGCCTTGGGCTGGGCGGCGTCAACCTCCAGCGCCAGCAGGCGGGCCAGGTCCGTCTCCTCGAGTGAGAGGTCAACGCGCTCGGATGCGACGGCGATGAGGTCATTGACCAGGTTCAGCAGGTGTTCTGCGTTCCGGCGCACCACATTGAGCTCCTCCCTGACGTCCTCGTGGCCGGGTTCGTCCAGGACCAGTTCCAGGTAGCCCAGGATGGAGGTCAGCGGTGTCCGCAGCTCGTGAGAGACAGTGGCAACGAAGTCGTCCTTGGCGGCCAGCGCACTCACCAGGCTGGTGACGTCAACGAAGGTAATGACGGCACCGGCTCCCTGGCCACCCACCGGCGGGAAACCATGCGAGCTCACGGAGTAGGCATGCTGCCGCTCCGGAGGGCCGGCCCAGTACAGCTCGTCCGCAAAGGCGTCCCCGGCTGCGGCCCGCGCTGCGGGTAGAAGGGCCGCCGGTACGGGGGTGCAACGGTCCGCCATCAGCAGGCCCTGCCCGCCGGAAGGATCCACGACGCCGGCCAGGGCAGGGTCCGTGCGCATGGCCTTGTTTGCCAGCACGGTGCGGCCCCGGGCATCCACCACCCACACGCCCACACCCACGGCCTTCAGCACTGCGTCGAGCAGGCCCTGGCGGCGGACGCTTTCGTCCAGGGTGCGCGCCAGGTCCTGCTCATCCTGAACGATCCGCGCGCGATGCCGGCGGAGGGTGGTGGCTACGACGTGGGCGCTGACCGCGACGACGGCCATTACCAACGGGAGGATGAGGACACGGATCATGGATCCGCCCGCCGGTACCGAGCCCTGGAGGAATGAGGGGGCCACCGTACTGAGGACGGTTCCCACAATGGCCAGAACGGGCATGTACGGCCGGACCTGCGCAGAGAGCCAAATGACGGGGAAGAGCAGCGTCACGCTCAGGACACTGAAGGCCGGGCCTCCCGCCTCGCGCGTGAACCCGATGGCCAGGCAGTCGAGGAGCGGAATAACGGCGAAGGCGCTTGCCGGGAGCCTGCCCCACGGGATGGCAACGCATGCGGCCGCGATGGCCACATGGAACAGCAGGGCCGACATGAACAGGTTGCTGGCCAGCGTCGCCGGGCTGAAGGCGGCCGCGGCAAGTACCACCAGTCCGACAGTCGCCGAGACCGGCAACTGGCACACCGCTATGCGCTTGCGCGCACTGAGCCCCCCGAACAGGCTATCCAGACGGTCCGACACCACAGGCTGCATGGGTGCCCTGCGTGCCTGGCCGGCAACGTCTGCGACGCCCTGCTGTTCCTGCATCACCAAGCTTCCCCCAGCACAGAAATCAACGACCTCCGTCTGCCTGAAGGTTCTGCACCTAGAGTACCTGCCGGGAAACCGGGCGGCCGCCAGGCCCTACGACCGCCAGGCTTGGGCTGCTAGCCGATTAACAAGCTGAGCGCCTCCGTTAGGTGCTCCACTTCCCGCACCGAGAAGCCGGC comes from Pseudarthrobacter sp. NIBRBAC000502770 and encodes:
- a CDS encoding 2'-5' RNA ligase family protein, which encodes MRSIELVFDDSTDALLRADWARLEAAGLPSLAAHTSPSNSPHVTLAAGMDLQAGQEGPWAALPLDMTFSGAIVFPAGPGKYVLARAVLPTAPLLDLHRRLHQGLSGAQPLTLPGAWTPHATISRRIPGHQLGTALDLLDLRIVGRCAAARLWDSSTKTVTPLAGAA
- the disA gene encoding DNA integrity scanning diadenylate cyclase DisA — protein: MARSPEESLRATLGRVAPGTPLRDGLERILRGRTGALIVLGSDRTIDSICSGGFDIGIEFSPTRLRELAKMDGAIICDKDAGNILRAAVQLVPDSSIETQESGTRHRTAERVAKQTGVPVISVSQSMQIIALYVNGLRHVLEGSENVLARANQALATLERYRARLDQVTSSLSALEIEAMVTVRDVAVTLQRQEMVRRISEEISQYVLELGEDGRLLSLQLDELTVGRGPGSDVIIRDYASPNASADDIDKAVHELVNLGPTELIDLGKIAAIVGFAGGEANLDAVVQPRGYRLLSGLKAVPKAVADRLVDHFGGLQFLMAATIDDLMTVDGIGDQRARTVREGLSRMAEASLLDRFL
- a CDS encoding peptide chain release factor 3, whose amino-acid sequence is MSQDVLTPARISEIHKEAGRRRTFAVISHPDAGKSTLTEALALHAKVIGTAGASSGKANRKETVSDWMQMEKDRGISISSAALQFSYRDTVINLLDTPGHADFSEDTYRVLAAVDCAVMLVDAAKGLETQTMKLFEVCKQRNLPIITVINKWDRPGLDALALMDEITERTGLQPMPLTWAVGISGDFRGVWDLRNDRFARFQRNNAGAQIAITEYFTPEEAAEDQGSNWSDAVDEAGLVIESNLDFDVEAFHGGKATPILFSSAALNFGVKELLDALVDFAPPAAPRPDIDGKPRPVESPFSGFVFKVQAGMNKAHRDHVAFIRVCSGVFERGMVVTQTRTGKSFATKYAQQVFGREREVIDEAYPGDVVGLVNASALRVGDSLFLENPVEYPAIPLFAPEHFQVARSKDPSKFKQFRRGIEQLEHEGVIQLLRSDLRGDQAPVLAAVGPMQFEVVEDRMAHDFSAPMRLERLPYSLARISTADAMPALANVPGAEVLLRSDGEYLALFNDVWALRRIEKNHPDLTLLPIGTHNPAK
- a CDS encoding NUDIX domain-containing protein, producing MPIRSAGILLYQQDSATPAGARDGLQVWIAHMGGPFWARKDTHAWSIPKGEYADGEDPLAAALREFAEEMGTAAPEADYRLLGEFRQSSGKLITAYAAEAGFAPEVVSSNTFPLEWPKGSGRIQHYPEIDDARWFPEQEARTKLVKGQLPILDALVEGLAAS
- a CDS encoding beta-ketoacyl synthase, giving the protein METPAPRAVVTGAGTINPLGSTVKETWEALLDGRSGITALDQDWAEQLPVQMAGQVTADLSEHLSTREMKRMDRCGQLALVAAREAWTQAGSPDVDPERFAVVIGSAYGGLGSTIEQDRALNQSGPRKVSPHTLTRLMVNGPAAWVSIDLGARGGARTPVSACASGAEAIVQAAELIRSGAADVVIAGGVDASVNDLVISGFAQIRALSTRSDDPQRASRPFDGGRDGFVLAEGAGVVVLESEEHARARGAAVLGAVAGGAVTSDANDIVAADPAMQRRVMQKALDAAGMQPADIGFVHAHATSTPVGDRLEGQAINAVFGASVPVTSTKGHTGHLLGGAGALAAVVVLEALRTGHLPGTLNVESLDREVDLNVVTENSLALAAGSPRAGLVNAFGFGGHSVALVIAGA
- a CDS encoding A/G-specific adenine glycosylase; this translates as MLQQTPVVRVLPVWQEWLKRWPTPAGLAGEPAGEAVRSWGRLGYPRRALRLHAAATAIVQDHGGRVPDSHAELLALPGVGSYTAAAVAAFAYGRRETVVDTNIRRVHARLVSGVALPAPALTAAEMRLAAALLPDDDDTSVRWNAAVMELGALVCTARAPKCASCPVKDSCAWLAAGEPPPSYVPKGQAWHGTDRQVRGAVLAVLRLAESPVPPDIFQREPADLGFAPEGIGVPLAALHRLNSAPEQLERALAGLLADGLAEMHDGGYQLPA
- a CDS encoding DUF3592 domain-containing protein translates to MKTILYIMWALFVAGVVFSLLYAARRTRRQQQQMASWPKAQATVTGSATGWTSGIGGASRNLRHFPTYQFTDPRGTLFMGKSEISGVQPPVPGSLIEVAYNPADPNESLQVSSEPRTAMGCLIAFFAVFAVASFWFIGIFPMG
- a CDS encoding HAMP domain-containing sensor histidine kinase; translation: MQEQQGVADVAGQARRAPMQPVVSDRLDSLFGGLSARKRIAVCQLPVSATVGLVVLAAAAFSPATLASNLFMSALLFHVAIAAACVAIPWGRLPASAFAVIPLLDCLAIGFTREAGGPAFSVLSVTLLFPVIWLSAQVRPYMPVLAIVGTVLSTVAPSFLQGSVPAGGSMIRVLILPLVMAVVAVSAHVVATTLRRHRARIVQDEQDLARTLDESVRRQGLLDAVLKAVGVGVWVVDARGRTVLANKAMRTDPALAGVVDPSGGQGLLMADRCTPVPAALLPAARAAAGDAFADELYWAGPPERQHAYSVSSHGFPPVGGQGAGAVITFVDVTSLVSALAAKDDFVATVSHELRTPLTSILGYLELVLDEPGHEDVREELNVVRRNAEHLLNLVNDLIAVASERVDLSLEETDLARLLALEVDAAQPKAAGNGLELVLDAEEPLPARVDPERISQVFRNLLSNAIKYSPNGGTITARALSTGSGMACSITDTGLGMTAEEQEQAFTKFFRSARSRETAIPGAGLGLPVSKTIVEGHGGSISLDSEPGVGTTATFILPHA